TCTGGCATCTTCTCTTTTACTATCTTGTAAATCTCTTCAATACTCAAATGTTTGTCTTGATTGTCAAGAATTGAATCTAATATTATTCTTCTTTGGGTTGTGAGTTTATAACCTTTTTGCTTAAGCTGGTCTTTTATCTCTTCTAACTGATCTTTTTTCATTCTAAATATCACTGCTCCGCAACATCAATTTATAATTTGTAATTTATTTATGATATACATTTTATTCTCTCAAAAGCTTAGATGTCAAGACTTCATTGAACAGTTCTTTTTGCAGCTTCTGCAATTTCCTGAACACTTAAACGCTTCAAACAAATATGCGTTACACCGCGGACATTTTCTATTTGAAATAGCCACCTCATAACCGCACACAGGACATTTTAATTTCATCACAAAAACACTCTCCCTTTTGTTTTGGACTGAATCTTTAAAGTACTATATGTGCAAGAATCCCTCCCACTAAAATCGCAATCACAGCAGATGAAATCCATACAAAAACTGAATATTTAAGCCCGTTTTCTTTTGTCATCATAGCAAAAGAAGTAATACAAGGGACAAACAATGTTGTTGTTACAAGCGCAACAAACATCTGACCTTTTGTAGTTGGAATTGTCACAAGTCCTGCAGCTCCATAGTCACGTCTAATTATGCTCAGGATAAACACCTCGGTTATCTCCTTTGGCAGCTTTAATAATCCTGTAACAACCGGCTGTGCAAAATTTTCTATAGCATGAAGAAGGTTTGTTGCATCCAAAAATCCAAGTACAAGCGTTGCTGCAACAAAGATCGGAAAAGCCTCTACCAAAAATCCTTTTGATTTATAATAGGTCTTTTTCAAAACATTAGAAGGCTGAGGAATTCTCAAAGTTGGAAGATCTATAAAAAGCGATGTTGATTCACCCTTTATAATTTTGTTTAATATTCTGCCCACAAGTCCAAAAATAAATCCAATTATCAAAATATAAGCAACAAGATACCAAAAGCCAAGTCTTGAAATAAGCCCACTGATTATCCCAAGCTGAGCAGAGCATGGTATTGTGAGTCCCAGCAAAAACATAGTAATGAGCCTTTCTCTTTTTGACCCTAATATTCTTGTTGTCATTGTTGCCATTGTAACACAGCCAAATCCCAAAATTATAGGAATTATCGCCCTTCCATTTAAACCTATTTTATTGAACACTCTGTCAACAAGCGCTGCAATTCTGGGAAGATAACCGCTGTCTTCTAATATACTCATAAAAAGGTGGAAAGCTATAACAAGGGGAAATAGCAATCCCAAAAAGATGATTGGAAACATAGAAAGTATTCCATAATTGCCAACAATAATCTTTTCTAAAAATGTATTTGAAACAAACTTTTCTATAATACCTTTTACATAGCCAAGATAATATTCTCCCATTACTGTATTCATAGTAAAGTCAACCAGTTTTTGTGCAACAAGCACTCCCATAAAATAATACATAATATACAAAGTGACAAATAAAATAGGAATTCCCGTGACTGGATTTATAAGAATTCGACTTAGTTTGTTTTTAAACTCAAGGTTTTTGGTATCAAACTTGACAGTTTTATTGAATATCTCATCCACATAGGTGCGCCTCAAAGCGTATATCTTTTCTTGAAGTTCAGATACTGATGAACTGAATACATTTTCAGCTTCGGCAAGGCTTTCCCAAGAAAATTTCTTTCCTTCAGATTCTAAAATCTTTTCTAAATTAGGTGTGATTTTGCCCTTTTTAAAAAGATTTTTGTTTATGGCTTCTCTCAACTTGTCAATACCAATTCCTTTGCTTGCAGATGTTACTATCACTTCAACACCAAGGCTTTCTTTTAGTTTGTCTATGGCAATTGTGATATTGTTTTTCTCAACCTCATCAACCATGTTAAGCACAACTATGACTTCTTTTTGATAATCAATAAGCTGCTGTGTTAAGAATAAGTCTCTGTCAAGATGGACACTGTCGACTACATTTATAATCTTCTGCGTATTCAGCACAATATCACGCGTTACAATTTCTTCATCATTGAAAGAAGAAATTCCATAAACGCCTGGTGTGTCGACAATAACATAATCCTTGTAAAATCCATAATTAACATCTACAGTTGTACCAGGATAGTTTGAAACTTCTACATATCTTCCTGTCAGTTTATTGAAAATAACCGACTTCCCAACATTAGGATTTCCAACAAGTGCTATTACCTCTTTGTCATCTGGAATATTTAGCATCTCTTGAACACAGTGACAGTTCAAATGTATCAAGCCCCTTTCTACTTTTGAGTCTCAACTTCAATTTGCTTAGCAAGACCGTTTCCTATTGCAATCTCTTGGTGATTTTTCCTGAGAATAATAGGACCATTATTTATTTTAGCTACACATTTTACTTTGCTTCCTTCATTTATACCAAATCTCAAAGCATACACACGTGCGGTTTTGCTTTTTATGCTCTTTATTATAACTTCCTGGTCTTTTGAAATCATATCCAGCGTCAAAGCTGATCACCTCTCATGATATTCAACATAATACTCTTTGTTTTTTGAAAACAATTTGTAATTGATATTTTGTGTTAATTGAAAATCATTTTCAATTATATAATAACAGATTTTTCTTTCTGGGTCAAGAAGAATATTTGAAACTGCATCTCTTTCATTAATCACTATTGTACTTTTATTCTTTTATCATTACAAAATATTTAATACATTTAATGAAGAAGATAGTTACAATTCATATATTTACCGAATTTTGAGGGCGATATGCTTTGAAAACTAAAATTCATTGTAGTATATTTAAGTTTTAGAGGACAATCCAAAACTCCTAAGAATTTCGAAATTTCTATTGAGGTGATTTTTTATGTTACACAAAATGACAAAAATTGAAGACCTCAACTTAAATCCCATTACTCTAATTGGAAAAGAGTGGATGCTCATTACAGCAGGGAACATCAAATCATTTAACACAATGACTGCAAGCTGGGGAAGCCTCGGCTATATTTGGGAAAGGCCTGTTGCCTTTTGTGTAATAAGACCCCAGAGGTTTACAAGAAAGTTTGTTGAAGAAAATGAATTCTTTACACTTTCGTTTTTTGATAAGGAGTATAGGTCAGCTCTTGAAATTTGTGGGAAATATTCTGGCAAAGATGTTAATAAGGTTGAGATGGCAAAGCTCACCCCTAAAGAAGATGAAGAGTTCAAAACAGTGTTTTTTGACGAGGCTAACCTTGTTTTGGTTTGCAAAAAGATTTATTTTCAAGACATAATCCCTGAGAATTTCCTTGATAAAAGCATTGACAACTATTACCCTGCAAAAGATTATCATAGAATGTTTATTGGAGAGATTGTAAAAGTTCTAAAGAAGGAGAGATAGAAAGTGAATTGCTGTACAAATTTAAGTTGCTCATGCTGCGAAAGCACCTCTATTGAACATTTTTCTCAAGTTTGTCCTATTTGTAAGCACCAGGGAATGCTTGTCAAGAACTTTACTGTAAAGCATATAGTTTTAGATGAGTATTTGTCCCAAGTAGGAAACGAAGATTATTTTTTGTGCACAAACCCAGAGTGTGATGTAGGATATTATAAAGGCGAAAATGTTTTTTACAAATATCAGTTAAAGGTACCAATCTGGCTTAAAAAAGATGCAAATCCCAAGTATGTATGCTATTGTGGCAAGGTTACAGAAGAAGATATTATGGATGCTGTTTTGAAAAAAGGTGCAAAAACTTTCAGTGAAGTATGTAAAATCACTGGTGCAATGAAAGATTGCAAATGTGAGATAAACAATCCAACTGGAAAGTGCTGTGCTGCTGTTGTCAAAGAAGCATTTGAAATGGCTACAAGGATTAAAGAAGAAAACAGGGACTGCCTGAACTGATGCTATCGGCAGTCCTTTATTTCTGTTTTGAAAAAAGTAATTTCTTGCCGCTTGTATATACCCTTTTGTCATCTATTCTGAGTTTTAGTCCCCTCCTCTTTTTGAAGCCTGATAGCCCACAAATTGTATCTTTTACATTTTTCCTCCAGTATGGGGCAAATAGGCAGTGATCAAAAAGGTTGTAATAAAAATTTTAAGTAGTATAATATTCCTTGTAATCGATTTACTCAAATTCTGAAAGGAAGGTTATTGCAAATGGCATACAAAAACTTTAAACTGGTAATATACTGCTCTGCTGGATTTTTAAAAAATGTAGAATTAGAGACGCTTGAAAAAGATTTGGAGTTCTTCCAAAGATATTTAGACATCTCAAAAGTATACCTTGAGACACACAGAGGCGCAGATACCGTCCCAAGAGAGAAGATGCTCAGAATAAAGGAGTTTTTTGAAAGACAAAACATCAAAACATCCGGTGGAATCACTGCAACTGTGGTATTTGGAAATGAAGAACTTGATTATTATAGAATCTTTAATACTTTCTGTTACACAAACCAAAAGCATTTAGAAAAGCTAAAAGAAATTGTTCAATATACAGCTTCTTTGTTTGATGAGATCATTTTAGATGATTTTTTCTTCACCGCCTGCACATGCCCATCTTGTATTAGAGCAAAAGGAAATCTTAGCTGGAGCGAATTTAGATTAAATTTAACGGCACTTTCATAATAGAGTCCTTTTTGCCTTATAGAACTAAGGTAAACTTACACATTAAGAACAAAAACAAAAAAGTTATTGATTCTCTAAGAGGTTTTGAACTTAAAGTCTCTATGATATCAGAAAATGAAAATATCTATGAAATCAACTTAGAACCAACAAGTTTTAGAGTCTTGAAATTAGAAAACTAAATTTTTTTGGAACTCTTTTGAAGGGAGAGTGCTTGCAAAATGAGCAGTGTTTTTGAAAATGAAGTAATAAATGCAATTAAAGAGCGTCGAAGTGTAAGAAGCTTTTTATCTACCCAAGTTGAAGAGGAAAAGATAAAACTTTTACTTGAAGCTGCAATCTTTGCTCCATCTGCCGTAAATGGTCAGCCATGGTTTTTTACAGTGGTTCAAAATCTTGATATTTTAAACAAAATGAATCAAGAAATAAGAAATATTATGCTTCAGTCTTCTGATGAAAACTTAAAGAAATTCGCATCAAAAGAAGATTTTAACGTTTTCCACAATGCCCCAATGGCTATAATTGTTTCAGGAAAAGAAAATAGTCAATCTGCCCAGATTGACTGTGCAGCTGCAACCCAAAACATCCTTCTTGCTGCAAAATCTCTCGGTTTGGCAACGTGCTGGATAGGATTTGTCGGGATACTTTTTTCAAGTCCAAAAGCACAAGATTATATAAAACTTCTCAAAATCCCTGATGGATACAAACCTTTGTGGGCTATTGCTTTAGGATACACTGAAAATTATCCTCAAACAGTACCTGAAAGAAACTGGAATGTAGTTGAGTGGATAAAGTAACTTTTTTTCTCAAATGCCATAGGGATTGTAAGGAGGGCTTTATGCCCTTCTTTTTCGTTTGTTACAATACATTTAATCACTGTTATTTATAACCATCAAAATCTAACATTTTCTCAAAATTATTGAGAGGATTTTAGTGATTTTTTAGGTTATTTTAAATGTATAAAACTTAA
The sequence above is drawn from the Caldicellulosiruptor bescii DSM 6725 genome and encodes:
- a CDS encoding nitroreductase family protein, with protein sequence MSSVFENEVINAIKERRSVRSFLSTQVEEEKIKLLLEAAIFAPSAVNGQPWFFTVVQNLDILNKMNQEIRNIMLQSSDENLKKFASKEDFNVFHNAPMAIIVSGKENSQSAQIDCAAATQNILLAAKSLGLATCWIGFVGILFSSPKAQDYIKLLKIPDGYKPLWAIALGYTENYPQTVPERNWNVVEWIK
- a CDS encoding flavin reductase family protein translates to MLHKMTKIEDLNLNPITLIGKEWMLITAGNIKSFNTMTASWGSLGYIWERPVAFCVIRPQRFTRKFVEENEFFTLSFFDKEYRSALEICGKYSGKDVNKVEMAKLTPKEDEEFKTVFFDEANLVLVCKKIYFQDIIPENFLDKSIDNYYPAKDYHRMFIGEIVKVLKKER
- a CDS encoding (2Fe-2S)-binding protein, with translation MNCCTNLSCSCCESTSIEHFSQVCPICKHQGMLVKNFTVKHIVLDEYLSQVGNEDYFLCTNPECDVGYYKGENVFYKYQLKVPIWLKKDANPKYVCYCGKVTEEDIMDAVLKKGAKTFSEVCKITGAMKDCKCEINNPTGKCCAAVVKEAFEMATRIKEENRDCLN
- the feoB gene encoding ferrous iron transport protein B, which translates into the protein MNCHCVQEMLNIPDDKEVIALVGNPNVGKSVIFNKLTGRYVEVSNYPGTTVDVNYGFYKDYVIVDTPGVYGISSFNDEEIVTRDIVLNTQKIINVVDSVHLDRDLFLTQQLIDYQKEVIVVLNMVDEVEKNNITIAIDKLKESLGVEVIVTSASKGIGIDKLREAINKNLFKKGKITPNLEKILESEGKKFSWESLAEAENVFSSSVSELQEKIYALRRTYVDEIFNKTVKFDTKNLEFKNKLSRILINPVTGIPILFVTLYIMYYFMGVLVAQKLVDFTMNTVMGEYYLGYVKGIIEKFVSNTFLEKIIVGNYGILSMFPIIFLGLLFPLVIAFHLFMSILEDSGYLPRIAALVDRVFNKIGLNGRAIIPIILGFGCVTMATMTTRILGSKRERLITMFLLGLTIPCSAQLGIISGLISRLGFWYLVAYILIIGFIFGLVGRILNKIIKGESTSLFIDLPTLRIPQPSNVLKKTYYKSKGFLVEAFPIFVAATLVLGFLDATNLLHAIENFAQPVVTGLLKLPKEITEVFILSIIRRDYGAAGLVTIPTTKGQMFVALVTTTLFVPCITSFAMMTKENGLKYSVFVWISSAVIAILVGGILAHIVL
- a CDS encoding FeoA family protein; the protein is MTLDMISKDQEVIIKSIKSKTARVYALRFGINEGSKVKCVAKINNGPIILRKNHQEIAIGNGLAKQIEVETQK